A genomic region of Rhipicephalus sanguineus isolate Rsan-2018 chromosome 1, BIME_Rsan_1.4, whole genome shotgun sequence contains the following coding sequences:
- the LOC119378837 gene encoding transportin-2-like — protein sequence MISSRSVGFQFVEKSDPLSSVWEPQERRLWKIVKVLKDSLSYSETRSLTAERKVKKLGECADFNNYMVYILTALEFQYEAAPKRGELVLRKYASARSGALPLRVTVHDPLVLITAALGYFIMTQSEIDLTQWPELLPRLGELLDLQDDRICHDTLAALHKICRNFVHVMNAHQPHDQLTVLVPKCLRFIQHRHPGVRYNAVAFIGLLFLKGIQAAMPQADAFVRRLLMLGFDKDCKVHKQVCHVLAILLAYHVDRLVPYMFRIVEYVMIRMKDRNEDVALKARAALAFMAKPICKEALTPHFSNLVHNLVQGTKCSYSATERLEEEEPGTPRRLGSTRETRDDVNFGLFVPKKDNVFSEENMRSRSAFALRAISRVFNEELLTLLLPRLRQMLQDKDWVIMESGIFVLGVIAEGCMEDMDLYLPDLILFLIPIRSDRAAVRCTACWTLSRYYPWVLTKPQHLYLSPLVRQLLKWVLDDNEMVQEVACNALMTLEEKAKTSIVPYVDSILNTLHIGLIKYRRSRFYMLYNAIEILADSDATPCHPIICVLFSGGWSWGSAAEYSSLAMPSWPV from the exons ATGATCTCCAGTCGTAGCGTGGGATTCCAGTTCGTGGAGAAGAGCGATCCGTTGTCTTCAGTATGGGAACCACAGGAACGACGGCTTTGGAAAATCGTAAAGGTGCTGAAAGATTCCCTGTCCTACAGTGAAACCAGGAGTCTAACGGCCGAGCGAAAAGTCAAGAAGCTGGGCGAGTGTGCCGACTTCAACAACTACATGGTATACATCTTGACAGCACTGGAGTTCCAGTACGAAGCTGCACCAAAAAGAGGCGAGCTTGTTCTGAGGAAATATGCGAGTGCACGCTCTGGCGCGTTACCTTTGCGTGTGACAGTCCATGACCCCCTGGTTTTGATTACGGCTGCTCTGGGCTACTTCATCATGACTCAATCGGAGATTGACCTCACACAATGGCCCGAACTGCTTCCGCGGCTCGGCGAGCTTCTAGACCTGCAGGACGACAGAATCTGCCACGACACTTTGGCAGCGCTACACAAGATCTGCCGAAACTTTGTTCACGTGATGAATGCACATCAACCCCACGATCAGCTCACTGTTCTTGTACCCAAATGCCTGCGCTTCATCCAACACCGCCACCCCGGGGTCCGGTACAACGCCGTTGCTTTCATCGGCCTGTTATTTCTCAAAGGCATACAGGCCGCGATGCCCCAGGCGGACGCCTTCGTAAGACGCCTGTTGATGTTGGGGTTCGACAAAGACTGCAAAGTACACAAGCAAGTGTGCCATGTTCTGGCCATACTCCTGGCATATCACGTCGATCGCCTCGTTCCTTATATGTTCAGAATTGTCGAGTACGTCATGATCAGGATGAAAGACAGGAACGAAGACGTTGCTCTGAAGGCACGTGCGGCATTGGCCTTTATGGCGAAGCCCATCTGCAAGGAGGCATTAACTCCTCACTTCTCGAATCTTGTCCACAATCTGGTTCAAGGAACAAAATGCTCTTACTCTGCTACAGAACGACTGGAGGAAGAAGAACCAGGTACCCCGCGAAGGCTTGGCTCGACGCGGGAAACAAGAGACGACGTAAACTTCGGACTTTTTGTGCCGAAGAAAGACAATGTCTTCTCCGAAGAGAACATGAGATCTCGCTCAGCGTTTGCACTGAGGGCGATATCTAGGGTATTCAACGAGGAACTCCTCACCCTGCTGTTGCCTAGGCTTAGGCAGATGCTGCAGGACAAGGATTGGGTGATTATGGAATCAGGCATTTTTGTCCTTGGGGTTATCGCTGAAGGCTGCATGGAAGACATGGACCTGTATCTTCCAGACCTTATCTTGTTCCTTATCCCCATCAGAAGTGACAGGGCCGCTGTGCGGTGCACCGCCTGCTGGACGCTCAGCCGCTATTACCCCTGGGTGTTGACGAAGCCGCAGCATTTGTACTTGAGTCCACTGGTAAGACAACTGCTGAAGTGGGTACTGGACGACAACGAAATGGTCCAAGAGGTTGCCTGCAATGCCCTCATGACCCTAGAAGAGAAGGCAAAAACAAGCATCGTGCCGTACGTCGACTCCATTCTGAACACCCTTCATATAGGTCTCATCAAGTACAGACGCAGTCGTTTTTATATGCTGTACAATGCGATAGAAATTTTGGCAGACTCT GATGCCACGCCGTGTCACCCCATCATCTGCGTCCTTTTCAGTGGCGGGTGGTCCTGGGGCTCGGCCGCTGAGTACTCGAGCTTGGCAATGCCATCCTGGCCCGTATGA